A part of Pseudoliparis swirei isolate HS2019 ecotype Mariana Trench chromosome 8, NWPU_hadal_v1, whole genome shotgun sequence genomic DNA contains:
- the pdca gene encoding phosducin a, which produces MSGSTHEEEELPANHTGPKGVINDWRRFKLDSVDQTVPQNKRELLRQMSSPREDDKERLNRKMSVQEYEMIREEDEHCLKRYRKQCMQDMHERLSFGPTFEEVHELETGDAFLEVIEKEHRLTLVVVHIYQHGIQGCEQLNSCLDCLASEYSSINFCRIDAVATGAAERFSPEVLPALLVYKAGELLGNFLAVTKHFNEDFFATDVEGFLNEYGLLPEKDATACADEEDEGGDVE; this is translated from the exons ATGTCTGGCTCTACCCACGAAGAAGAGGAGTTGCCTGCCAATCACACAG GTCCAAAAGGTGTAATCAATGACTGGAGGAGGTTTAAGTTGGACAGCGTGGATCAGACCGTCCCCCAAAACAAGAGAGAGCTGCTCAGACAAATGTCCAGTCCACGGGAGGACGACAAGGAGAGGCTCAACAGAAAG aTGAGTGTCCAGGAGTATGAAATGATCCGAGAAGAGGACGAGCATTGCCTGAAACGCTACAGGAAACAGTGCATGCAGGACATGCACGAGCGCCTGAGCTTCGGCCCCACGTTTGAAGAAGTTCACGAGCTCGAGACCGGAGACGCCTTCCTGGAAGTCATCGAGAAGGAACACCGGCTGACCCTCGTGGTGGTCCACATCTACCAGCACGGAATCCaag GCTGTGAACAGTTGAACTCGTGTCTGGACTGTCTGGCTTCAGAGTACTCCAGCATTAACTTCTGTCGTATTGATGCTGTGGCGACAGGCGCTGCCGAGCGCTTCTCCCCCGAG GTTCTCCCCGCTCTGCTGGTCTACAAAGCTGGCGAGCTACTGGGGAATTTCCTCGCTGTTACCAAACACTTCAACGAAGACTTCTTCGCGACGGACGTGGAGGGGTTTCTCAACGAATACGGCCTGCTGCCTGAGAAGGACGCCACGGCGTGCgctgacgaggaggacgagggaggggATGTGGAATAG